A DNA window from Arachis duranensis cultivar V14167 chromosome 3, aradu.V14167.gnm2.J7QH, whole genome shotgun sequence contains the following coding sequences:
- the LOC107479312 gene encoding DExH-box ATP-dependent RNA helicase DExH10, translating to MEELKESPTLGKRKEPEYDSQSERTTEIPTQTKTPEPQKPTPKKPRSSARTCVHEVAVPSGYNSTKDESLHGTLSNPVYNGPMAKTYPFTLDPFQSVSVACLERNESVLVSAHTSAGKTAVAEYAIAMSFRDKQRVIYTSPLKALSNQKYRELYQEFKDVGLMTGDVTLSPNATCLVMTTEILRGMLYRGSEVLKEVAWVIFDEIHYMKDRERGVVWEESIIFLPPAIKMVFLSATMSNATEFAEWICNIHKQPCHVVYTDFRPTPLQHYVFPVGGSGLYLVVDENEQFREENFLKLQDTFSKQKVVDRGRGAKSNGKHGKGGSGGSDIYKIVKMIMERKFQPVIIFSFSRRECEQHAMSMSKLDFNTQEEKDTVEDVFRSAVLCLNEDDRSLPAIELMLPLLQRGIAVHHSGLLPVIKELVELLFQEGLVKALFATETFAMGLNMPAKTVVFTAVKKWDGDSHRYIGSGEYIQMSGRAGRRGKDERGICIIMIDEQMEMNNLKEMVLGKPAPLVSTFRLSYYSILNLMSRAEGQFTAEHVIKNSFHQFQYEKALPGIGKRVSKLEEEVALLDASGEAEVSEYHKLKLEIAQLEKKMMAQIIRPEMILYFLVPGRLIRVREGGTDWGWGVVVNVVKKPAGGGYIVDTLLHCSPSSNENSSRPKPCPPRPGEKGEMHVVPVQLPLIAALSKLRVSIPPDLRPLEARQSILLAVQELGNRFPQGLPKLNPVKDMDIRDSVIVELVTQIEELEKKLFSHPMHKHQDVDQIKCFQRKAEVNHEIQQLKTKMRDSQLQKFREELKNRSRVLKKLGHIDADGVVQLKGRAACLIDTGDELLVTELMFNGTFNDLDHHQVAALASCFIPGDKSTEQIQLRTELARPLQQLQDSARRIAEIQHECKLDINVNEYVESTVRPYLMDVIYSWSKGANFADVIQMTDVFEGSIIRSARRLDEFLNQLRAAANAVGEVDLEKKFTAAGESLRRGIMFANSLYL from the exons ATGGAGGAACTGAAGGAATCTCCAACACTGGGAAAACGGAAGGAACCTGAATACGATTCACAATCAGAACGCACCACCGAAATCCCAACCCAAACCAAAACACCAGAACCCCAGAAACCAACTCCGAAGAAGCCTCGAAGCTCAGCACGAACCTGCGTCCACGAAGTCGCTGTTCCCAGCGGTTACAACTCCACCAAGGACGAATCCCTCCATGGCACACTCTCCAACCCTGTCTATAATGGTCCCATGGCCAAAACCTACCCTTTCACCCTCGACCCCTTCCAGAGTGTCTCTGTTGCGTGCCTCGAGCGCAATGAGTCAGTGCTTGTCTCCGCCCACACCTCCGCTGGAAAAACCGCCGTCGCCGAATACGCCATTGCAATGTCGTTCAGGGACAAGCAGAGAGTCATCTACACTTCGCCCCTGAAGGCTCTCAGCAACCAGAAGTACCGGGAGCTCTATCAGGAGTTCAAAGATGTTGGCCTTATGACCGGTGATGTTACCCTTTCGCCTAACGCCACTTGCCTTGTTATGACTACTGAGATTCTTAGGGGTATGCTTTACAGGGGCTCTGAGGTTTTGAAGGAAGTTGCTTGGGTTATCTTTGATGAGATTCATTATATGAAGGATCGTGAGAGGGGTGTTGTTTGGGAAGAGAGTATAATCTTTTTGCCGCCCGCTATTAAGATGGTTTTTTTGTCTGCAACTATGTCGAATGCAACCGAGTTTGCAGAGTGGATTTGTAATATTCACAAGCAGCCTTGCCATGTTGTGTACACTGACTTTAGGCCTACTCCTTTGCAGCACTATGTTTTCCCCGTGGGGGGCAGTGGATTGTATTTGGTTGTTGATGAAAATGAGCAGTTCAGGGAGGAGAATTTCTTGAAGCTGCAGGATACTTTTTCAAAGCAGAAAGTGGTCGACAGAGGCAGGGGTGCTAAATCCAATGGCAAACATGGAAAAGGAGGTTCTGGCGGGTCAGACATATACAAGATTGTCAAG aTGATAATGGAACGGAAATTCCAACCTGTTATCATATTTAGCTTCAGCAGAAGAGAGTGTGAACAGCATGCAATGTCGATGTCTAAGCTTGACTTCAATACCCAAGAGGAGAAGGACACAGTGGAAGATGTTTTTCGCAGTGCAGTGCTCTGTTTGAATGAAGATGACAGGAGCTTACCGGCAATTGAGTTGATGTTGCCACTCCTTCAGCGAGGGATTGCTGTCCATCATTCTGGCCTTCTTCCTGTCATCAAAGAATTGGTTGAGCTTCTCTTCCAGGAAGGCCTTGTAAAGGCCCTCTTTGCTACTGAGACA TTTGCAATGGGTTTGAATATGCCAGCAAAAACTGTTGTGTTCACTGCCGTTAAAAAGTGGGATGGTGATAGTCACCGATATATTGGATCCGGTGAATATATACAG ATGAGTGGAAGAGCTGGGCGTCGTGGCAAGGATGAGCGCGGAATTTGTATCATAATGATTGATGAGCAA ATGGAAATGAATAACCTCAAGGAAATGGTTTTGGGTAAACCTGCGCCTTTAGTTAGTACTTTCAGGTTAAGCTACtactcaattttaaatttgatgagCCGTGCTGAAGGCCAGTTCACTGCGGAACACGTGATAAAAAATTCATTTCATCAATTTCAATATGAAAAG GCCTTACCTGGTATAGGGAAAAGGGTGTCAAAGCTAGAGGAAGAAGTAGCTTTGCTTGATGCTTCAGGGGAG GCTGAAGTATCTGAATATCATAAGCTGAAACTGGAAATTGCACAGCTTGAAAAGAAGATGATGGCACAAATAATAAGACCTGAAatgattctttattttcttgtcccTGGTCGATTG ATCAGAGTGAGAGAAGGTGGAACTGATTGGGGCTGGGGTGTTGTTGTCAATGTTGTTAAGAAACCTGCTGGTGGTGGTTATATAGTTGATACTTTGCTTCATTGTTCACCTAGTTCAAATGAAAATAGCTCACGGCCAAAGCCATGTCCGCCTCGCCCTGGAGAGAAAGGTGAAATGCATGTG GTCCCTGTTCAATTACCATTAATTGCTGCTCTTAGTAAATTGAGGGTCTCCATACCTCCTGACCTTCGGCCCTTGGAAGCAAGGCAGAGCATATTGCTTGCTGTACAGGAGCTGGGCAACCGTTTTCCTCAAGGTCTTCCAAAGCTTAACCCTGTGAAG GACATGGACATACGTGATTCTGTGATAGTTGAGCTTGTAACTCAAATCGAGGAACTcgagaaaaaattattttctcatCCTATGCATAAG CACCAAGATGTGGATCAAATTAAGTGCTTTCAGAGGAAAGCAGAAGTAAATCATGAAATTCAGCAACTGAAGACGAAAATGCGTGATTCTCAG cTACAAAAATTTCGTGAAGAATTAAAGAATCGCTCACGGGTCTTGAAGAAGCTTGGTCACATTGATGCTGATGGTGTAGTTCAGTTGAAGGGACGGGCAGCCTGCTTGATTGACACGGGCGATGAACTCCTTGTCACTGAATTAATGTTTAATG GTACCTTCAATGATCTTGACCATCATCAAGTTGCTGCCCTTGCAAGTTGTTTTATACCAGGAGATAAATCAACTGAGCAGATACAACTGAGAACTGAGCTTGCTAGACCTCTTCAACAGCTTCAAGATAGTGCAAGAAGGATAGCAGAG ATACAACATGAATGCAAATTGGATATAAATGTGAACGAGTACGTAGAGTCAACAGTGAGGCCATACTTGATGGATGTAATATACTCTTGGTCAAAG GGTGCAAATTTTGCTGATGTTATACAAATGACTGACGTCTTTGAGGGAAGTATCATCAGGAGTGCTAGAAGGCTTGATGAGTTTTTGAATCAG TTGCGTGCTGCTGCTAATGCAGTTGGGGAGGTCGATTTGGAGAAGAAATTTACAGCAGCAGGTGAAAGCCTTCGACGAGGAATTATGTTTGCAAATTCTCTGTACCTATGA